One genomic region from Salvia hispanica cultivar TCC Black 2014 chromosome 2, UniMelb_Shisp_WGS_1.0, whole genome shotgun sequence encodes:
- the LOC125203644 gene encoding uncharacterized protein LOC125203644, producing the protein MGEFLNEMTTMMSQTKSQESGNETLEELQELFDELFESDINAFTGSSRSSTPPTRSSSSSSASGNEAYGISSKWNSKEVEASHFEGFCLGTSGGSGKCPSGESSRKRSARLGRR; encoded by the exons ATGGGCGAATTCTTGAATGAGATGACAACAATGATGAGCCAAACAAAATCCCAA GAGAGTGGGAACGAGACATTGGAAGAACTTCAAGAACTATTCGATGAGCTCTTTGAGAGTGACATCAATGCCTTCACTGGCTCATCTCGGTCATCTACACCCCCAACACGCTCCTCCTCATCGTCCTCGGCCTCAGGCAACGAGGCCTATGGCATATCCAGCAAATGGAACTCGAAGGAAGTTGAAGCTTCCCATTTTGAAGGGTTTTGCTTAGGGACAAGTGGAGGGTCGGGGAAATGCCCCAGTGGAGAGAGCAGTCGGAAAAGGAGTGCAAGGTTAGGTCGGAGGTAG
- the LOC125204735 gene encoding uncharacterized protein LOC125204735: MSEKGKEIVVVEKEIKKEKMREKGKKIEGEEREMIDHWSHEHPLTFVDARGGEYCYGCEDRFGSGEKAYGCSTEGCDYSRLLHEECAVMAREIRHPLHQYPQHILIQHHQDLYDRCHICEQRILSIVYRCSFRGYGDEQIPNIDIIQHHPSHPDHELKLSQRRSTFECNACGTIHRGSWYVCTTDGCGYRIHQRCAFLPQTIEREDHPHSLFLSYKIRFELLGFCSTCGRLIEHKGWIYHCRICIYFYVHITCAFNEPLCGFKMHLRCAQGVGVIDDDDQRRSVIHHPSHPGHELKLLRRRCSFKCDACCTTRKGSSYTCANDDCQYWIHEKCASLPQSFKREDHHHSLSLSFDVPYEYLNFNYKCDVCNTFLLPNYWIYHCQICRFIVHVKCAFNKPPPRITLDIGRDIIRLPLPTNEVAEELITRFVIREKGGAFMPNDDVHELANVKYYKFIHHQHQLTLVSFGDRSQEEEEEEEDEENYGVRSELICDGCITPISSTSNTPSSSSNSKHDYYYMSCSECKYNLHVACFHLPPQLSSLSPHHQKHHLLLQSCDKLRPWKCRRCEVCCHPMNGIFYSCRECDFKVDIQCACMPDTIHHAAHPHHLLKHVTKWDLERDDNSWRLTCAAGCGEDITNYDCYRCCSSSLCDFTVHLRCAVLPASVSSRRWDQHHPLLLTYDATLNRPGDFYCDQCEKQMNPRSWMYHCHACDLSFHPRCCTTTSGRYRNIKFGEKYVIPRAHCHTLTYQILTTKYRCDFCGDNRHEEEGFYCALCNFFICFDLCAYKMIENGDTEAVG, translated from the exons atgagtgagaaaGGAAAGGAGATAGTAGTAGTTgagaaggaaataaaaaaagaaaaaatgagggAGAAAGGGAAGAAGATAGAAGGGGAGGAGAGGGAGATGATTGATCATTGGAGCCACGAGCATCCACTTACTTTCGTGGATGCTCGTGGAGGAGAATACTGTTATGGGTGTGAAGATCGGTTTGGTAGCGGAGAGAAAGCTTATGGATGCAGCACCGAGGGATGTGACTACTCCAGATTATTACACGAAGAATGTGCAGTGATGGCGAGAGAGATACGACATCCATTGCACCAGTACCCTCAGCACATCCTCATCCAACACCACCAGGACCTCTATGACAGATGTCACATCTGTGAACAGAGAATCCTGTCCATTGTCTACAGGTGTAGCTTCCGCGGTTATGGTGATGAGCAAATCCCCAACATCGATATCATACAGCATCATCCAAGTCATCCCGACCATGAGTTGAAGTTGTCGCAGAGAAGGTCCACCTTTGAGTGCAATGCTTGCGGCACCATACACAGAGGGAGTTGGTACGTGTGCACCACAGATGGCTGTGGATATCGGATCCACCAGAGATGTGCTTTCTTGCCTCAAACTATCGAAAGGGAAGACCATCCtcactctctttttctttcttataaAATCAGATTTGAGCTCTTAGGATTCTGTAGTACATGTGGCAGACTTATTGAACACAAGGGTTGGATATATCATTGCCGAAtctgcatatatttttatgtccATATCACGTGTGCCTTCAACGAGCCACTGTGCGGGTTCAAGATGCACCTGAGGTGCGCACAAGGGGTTGGCGtgattgatgatgatgatcaaAGGCGCAGCGTCATTCATCATCCAAGCCATCCCGGCCATGAATTGAAGTTGTTGAGGAGAAGGTGTTCCTTCAAGTGTGATGCTTGCTGCACCACACGCAAAGGGAGTTCCTACACCTGCGCCAATGATGATTGCCAGTATTGGATCCATGAGAAATGTGCTTCGTTGCCTCAAAGCTTCAAAAGGGAAGACCACcatcattctctctctttatcatTTGACGTCCCTtatgaatatctcaatttcAACTACAAATGTGATGTGTGCAACACATTTTTGCTACCCAACTATTGGATATATCATTGCCAAATCTGCAGATTTATTGTCCACGTCAAATGCGCCTTCAACAAGCCGCCTCCTCGCATCACTCt TGATATCGGGAGAGACATAATCCGTCTTCCTCTTCCAACAAATGAGGTAGCTGAGGAGCTAATTACACGTTTTGTGATTAGAGAAAAAGGAGGAGCATTCATGCCTAATGATGATGTCCATGAGTTGGCAAATGTGAAATACTATAAGTTCATTCATCACCAACATCAACTCACTTTAGTCTCATTTGGTGACCGAAGccaagaggaagaagaagaagaagaagacgaggagAATTATGGAGTGAGATCGGAATTGATATGTGATGGGTGCATCACTCcaatatcatcaacatcaaatactcctagtagtagtagtaatagtaaACATGACTACTACTATATGAGTTGCAGTGAATGCAAATACAATCTTCACGTGGCCTGCTTTCACTTGCCACCTCAACTCTCCTCGCTTTCACCTCACCACCAAAAACACCACCTACTTCTCCAATCTTGTGACAAACTTCGACCTTGGAAATGTCGACGTTGCGAGGTTTGTTGCCATCCTATGAATGGGATATTTTACAGTTGTAGAGAGTGCGACTTCAAAGTCGATATCCAATGCGCTTGTATGCCGGATACCATACACCACGCAGCTCACCCGCACCATCTCCTCAAGCATGTGACCAAGTGGGATCTAGAAAGAGATGACAACTCATGGCGCTTGACGTGTGCTGCTGGTTGTGGCGAAGACATAACCAATTATGATTGTTACAGGTGTTGCAGCAGCAGCCTCTGTGATTTCACTGTGCACCTTAGATGCGCTGTGCTGCCGGCATCAGTCAGCAGCCGTAGATGGGACCAGCACCACCCGCTGCTGCTGACGTACGACGCCACTCTCAATCGCCCTGGCGATTTCTACTGCGATCAATGCGAAAAACAAATGAATCCCAGGAGTTGGATGTATCACTGCCACGCCTGCGATCTATCCTTCCATCCGCGATGCTGTACAACTACATCCGGCAGGTATAGAAACATCAAGTTTGGTGAAAAATATGTGATCCCCAGAGCTCACTGCCACACACTCACCTATCAAATTCTTACCACAAAATACCGCTGCGACTTTTGTGGTGATAATAGGCATGAAGAGGAAGGGTTTTACTGTGCATTATGCAACTTCTTCATTTGTTTCGACCTCTGCGCTTATAAAATGATCGAAAATGGGGACACCGAGGCTGTTGGTTGA
- the LOC125204921 gene encoding uncharacterized protein LOC125204921: MSEKGKEMVVFEKEMKKGKMREKGKGIEGDEREMVDHWSHEHPLTLVDTREREYCYGCELRFGSGEKAYGCSMKVCRYAKLLHEECAAMAREIRHPLHHLHPQAQHILIQQHQPHFDICDICQQTIRSIVYRCSFRGYGDEQMANIDIIQHHPSHPDHELKLLQRRSIFECNACNTIHSGSWYMCTTDGCGYRIHRRCASLPQTIKREDHPHSLFLSYHVPLEYRYRGIRYEYKCNVCSTSFLPECWIYHCQICMYIVHITCAFKEPLCGFNIHLRCAQGGGVIDDEDQRRSVIHHPSHPGHELKLLRRECSFKCDACRIKGSSSSSYTCTNDDCQYWIHEKCATLPQSFKREDHHHSLSLSFEVPFEYLKFNYKCDVCNTILVVNYWIYHCQICRFIVHVKCAFNKPPPRITLDIGRVIIRLPTSEVAEELITPFVMREKGTFMPNDDGDESVNVRYYKFIHHQHQLTLVSSGDRSQEEEEEEDEENYGVRWELICDGCITPISSSYYYMSCGECRYNLHIACFNLPPQLSSLPPHHQRDDHHLLLQSCDKLLQPWNRQYCSVCYYDINGLFYGCGECGFKVDIKCACMPYTILHAAHPQHLLNHVARDDLWSDRDNSLRLLCASCDAYAFYYDCYRCCNSSCDFIVHLRCALLPASVSSRRWDSRHPLLLMYDATLNRPGDFYCDQCETQMNPRSWMYRCRACDVSFHPKCFPTTSGGYRNIKLGQECHVNAETHPHTLTFQLLTTKRRCDICRSDKYEQQGFYCALCNFFICLYWCGKNMIAKGDLKAVDLEKLSVLDH; the protein is encoded by the exons atgagtgagaaaGGAAAGGAGATGGTAGTATTTGagaaggaaatgaaaaaaggaaaaatgaggGAGAAAGGGAAGGGGATAGAGGGGGATGAGAGGGAGATGGTGGATCACTGGAGCCACGAGCATCCACTTACTTTGGTGGATACTCGCGAAAGAGAATACTGTTATGGTTGTGAATTGAGGTTTGGTAGCGGAGAGAAAGCTTATGGATGCAGCATGAAGGTATGCAGGTATGCAAAGCTATTACACGAAGAATGTGCAGCGATGGCGAGAGAGATACGGCATCCATTGCACCACCTTCACCCTCAGGCTCAGCACATCCTCATCCAACAGCACCAGCCCCACTTTGACATATGTGACATCTGTCAACAGACTATTCGGTCCATTGTCTACAGATGTAGCTTCCGTGGTTATGGTGATGAGCAAATGGCCAACATCGATATCATACAGCATCATCCAAGTCATCCCGACCATGAGTTGAAGTTGTTGCAGAGAAGGTCTATCTTTGAGTGCAATGCTTGCAACACCATACACAGCGGGAGTTGGTACATGTGCACCACAGATGGCTGTGGATATCGGATCCACCGGAGATGTGCTTCCTTGCCTCAAACTATCAAAAGGGAGGACCATCCTcactctctttttctctcttatcaTGTCCCACTAGAGTATAGATATAGAGGTATCAGATATGAGTACAAATGTAATGTTTGCAGCACGAGTTTTCTACCCGAGTGTTGGATATATCATTGCCAAATCTGCATGTATATCGTCCACATCACGTGTGCCTTCAAGGAGCCACTATGCGGGTTCAACATACACCTGAGATGCGCACAAGGGGGTGGCGTGATTGATGATGAGGATCAAAGGCGCAGCGTCATTCATCATCCAAGCCATCCCGGCCATGAATTGAAGTTGTTGAGGAGAGAATGTTCCTTCAAGTGCGATGCTTGCAGAATCAAAGGGAGTTCGAGTTCATCCTACACATGCACCAATGATGATTGCCAGTATTGGATCCATGAAAAATGTGCTACTTTGCCTCAAAGCTTCAAAAGGGAAGACCAccatcactctctctctttatcatTTGAAGTCCCTTTTGAATATCTCAAATTCAACTACAAATGTGATGTGTGCAACACAATTTTGGTAGTCAATTATTGGATATATCATTGCCAAATCTGCAGATTTATTGTCCACGTCAAATGCGCCTTCAACAAGCCGCCTCCTCGCATCACTct TGATATTGGGAGAGTCATAATCCGTCTTCCCACAAGTGAGGTGGCTGAGGAGCTAATTACACCTTTTGTGATGAGAGAAAAAGGAACATTCATGCCTAATGATGATGGCGATGAGTCGGTGAATGTGAGATACTATAAGTTCATTCATCACCAACATCAACTCACTTTAGTCTCATCTGGCGATCGaagccaagaagaagaagaagaagaagacgaggagAATTATGGAGTGAGATGGGAATTGATATGTGATGGGTGCATCACTCCTATATCATCatcatactactatatgaGTTGCGGTGAATGCAGATACAATCTGCACATAGCCTGCTTTAACTTACCACCTCAACTCTCCTCTCTCCCACCCCACCACCAACGTGATGATCACCACCTACTCCTCCAATCTTGTGACAAACTACTTCAACCTTGGAATCGGCAATATTGCAGTGTCTGTTACTATGATATAAATGGGTTGTTTTACGGTTGTGGAGAGTGTGGCTTCAAAGTAGATATCAAGTGCGCTTGTATGCCGTATACCATACTTCACGCAGCTCACCCGCAACATCTCCTCAATCATGTAGCTCGGGATGACCTATGGAGTGATCGTGACAACTCACTACGCTTGTTGTGTGCTAGTTGCGATGCGTATGCATTTTATTATGATTGTTACAGGTGCTGCAACAGCTCATGTGATTTCATTGTGCACCTTAGATGCGCTTTGCTGCCGGCATCAGTCAGCAGCCGTAGATGGGACAGCCGCCACCCGCTGCTGTTGATGTACGACGCCACTCTCAACCGTCCTGGAGATTTCTACTGCGATCAATGCGAAACACAAATGAATCCCAGGAGTTGGATGTATCGCTGCCGCGCCTGCGATGTATCCTTTCATCCTAAATGCTTTCCAACTACATCCGGAGGGTATAGAAACATCAAGTTGGGGCAGGAATGCCATGTGAATGCAGAAACCCATCCACACACTCTCACCTTTCAACTTCTCACCACAAAACGCCGCTGCGACATTTGCCGTTCCGATAAGTATGAACAGCAAGGATTTTACTGTGCATTATGCAACTTCTTCATTTGTCTCTACTGGTGCGGTAAAAATATGATCGCAAAAGGGGACTTGAAGGCAGTTGATTTAGAGAAATTATCTGTTTTAGATCATTAG